A DNA window from Setaria viridis chromosome 2, Setaria_viridis_v4.0, whole genome shotgun sequence contains the following coding sequences:
- the LOC140221716 gene encoding probable inactive purple acid phosphatase 29: MRKSEASKSPPINKPTTTAPPRPLSQSCPGFPLPINLTPSLRIMGGGGLRRRGADRPVPLALLLILVAAAGKGKQGAHAGSSSSGRLRFRRDSGTFKVVQVADMHYADGRTTGCEDVLPSQVAGCSDLNTTAFLYRVFRAEDPDLVIFTGDNIYGADSTDAAKSMDAAIAPAIDMKLPWAAVIGNHDQEGTLSREGVMRHLVGMKNSLSGLNPEGVEIDGYGNYNLEVSGVEGTSLAEKSVLNLYFLDSGDYSTVPSIKGYGWIKASQQVWFQQTSSSLQRKYMNENPKQKEPAPGLVFFHIPLPEFSSFTAVNFTGVKQEGISSASINSGFFASMVEAGDVRAAFIGHDHINDFCGKLSGIQLCYAGGFGYHAYGKAGWSRRARVVSVQLEKTYNGEWRGVKSIKTWKRLDDPHLSTIDSEVLWNRGSNGRRKKNPDGSNS; the protein is encoded by the exons ATGAGAAAATCGGAAGCGTCCAAATCCCCACCTATAAACAAGCCAACGACCACCGCTCCGCCCCGGCCGCTCAGTCAGTCCTGCCCCGGATTCCCTCTCCCAATCAATCTCACTCCATCACTCCGCatcatgggcggcggcggcctccggcggcgcggcgccgaccGGCCGGTGCCGCTGGCGCTGCTCCtgatcctcgtcgccgccgcggggaaGGGGAAGCAGGGGGCGCACGctggtagcagcagcagcggcaggctGCGGTTCCGGCGCGACAGCGGGACGTTCAAGGTGGTGCAGGTGGCGGACATGCACTACGCCGACGGCCGGACCACGGGCTGCGAGGACGTGCTACCGTCCCAGGTGGCCGGGTGCTCCGACCTCAACACCACCGCCTTCCTCTACCGCGTCTTCCGCGCAGAGGACCCCGACCTCGTCATCTTCACCG GTGATAACATCTATGGCGCGGATTCAACTGATGCGGCCAAGTCTATGGATGCAGCGATTGCTCCAGCCATTGACATGAAGCTTCCTTGGGCTGCTGTTATTGGGAATCATGACCAAGAGGGTACGCTATCTCGTGAGGGTGTAATGCGTCACCTTGTGGGCATGAAGAACAGCCTTTCAGGACTCAATCCCGAAGGAGTTGAAATTGATGGCTACGGCAATTACAATTTGGAAGTTTCTGGTGTTGAAGGAACATCACTGGCTGAAAAATCAGTGCTCAACCTTTATTTCCTAGACAGTGGTGACTATTCTACTGTACCATCAATCAAAGGTTATGGTTGGATCAAGGCCTCACAGCAAGTTTGGTTCCAACAAACATCTTCAAGCCTACAG AGAAAATATATGAATGAAAATCCGAAGCAGAAGGAGCCAGCACCTGGCCTTGTGTTCTTCCATATTCCACTGCCAGAGTTCAGCAGCTTTACAGCAGTCAATTTCACAGGAGTAAAACAGGAGGGTATTAGCTCAGCATCAATCAACTCTGGGTTCTTTGCGTCCATGGTGGAGGCTGGAGATGTGAGGGCTGCCTTTATCGGACATGATCACATTAATGACTTCTGCGGAAAGCTCAGTGGTATTCAGCTATGCTATGCTGGCGGATTTGGTTACCATGCCTATGGGAAGGCTGGGTGGTCAAGGAGAGCGAGGGTGGTGTCTGTGCAACTTGAGAAGACATACAACGGTGAATGGCGAGGAGTGAAGTCCATCAAGACATGGAAGAGGCTTGATGATCCCCATCTCAGCACAATTGACTCTGAGGTCCTTTGGAACAGAGGCTCTAATG GGAGGCGCAAGAAGAATCCTGATGGTAGTAACTCGTGA
- the LOC117844958 gene encoding LOW QUALITY PROTEIN: probable inactive purple acid phosphatase 29 (The sequence of the model RefSeq protein was modified relative to this genomic sequence to represent the inferred CDS: inserted 2 bases in 1 codon), which yields MAGGGLGLRGAHRPVALLLVLVAAAAGAAAGKGKGAHAGTSRLRFRRESGTFKVVQVADMHYADGRATGCEDVLPSQVAGCSDLNTTAFLYRVFRAEDPDLVVFTGDNIYGADSTDAAKSMDAAIAPAIDMKLPWAAVIGNHDQEGTLSREGVMRHLVGMKNSLSGLNPEGVEIDGYGNYNLEVSGVEGTSLAEKSVLNLYFLDSGDYSTVPSIKGYGWIKASQQVWFQQTSSSLQRKYMNENPKQKEPAPGLVFFHIPLPEFSSFTAVNXFTGVKQEKGISSASINSGFFASMVEAGDVRAAFVGHDHLNDFCGKLSGIQLCYAGGFGYHAYGKAGWSRRARVVSVQLEKTDNGEWRGVKSIKTWKRLDDAHLSTIDSEVLWNRGSNGRRKKNPDGSNS from the exons atggccggcggcggcctcggcctgCGCGGCGCGCACCGGCCGGTGGCGCTGCTCCtggtcctcgtcgccgccgcggccggtgccgccgcggggaaggggaagggggcgcACGCTGGTACCAGCAGGCTGCGGTTCCGGCGGGAGAGCGGGACGTTCAAGGTGGTGCAGGTGGCGGACATGCACTACGCCGACGGCCGGGCCACGGGCTGCGAGGACGTGCTCCCGTCGCAGGTGGCCGGGTGCTCCGACCTCAACACCACCGCCTTCCTCTACCGCGTCTTCCGCGCAGAGGACCCCGACCTCGTCGTCTTCACCG GTGATAACATCTATGGCGCGGATTCTACTGATGCGGCCAAGTCTATGGATGCAGCGATTGCTCCAGCCATTGACATGAAGCTTCCTTGGGCTGCTGTTATTGGCAATCATGACCAAGAGGGTACGCTATCGCGTGAGGGTGTAATGCGTCACCTTGTGGGCATGAAGAACAGCCTTTCAGGACTCAATCCCGAAGGAGTTGAAATTGATGGCTACGGCAATTACAATTTGGAAGTTTCTGGTGTTGAAGGAACATCACTGGCTGAAAAATCAGTGCTCAACCTTTATTTCCTAGACAGTGGTGACTATTCTACTGTACCATCAATCAAAGGTTATGGTTGGATCAAGGCCTCACAGCAAGTTTGGTTCCAACAAACATCTTCAAGCCTACAG AGAAAATATATGAATGAAAACCCAAAGCAGAAGGAGCCAGCACCTGGCCTTGTGTTCTTCCATATTCCACTGCCAGAGTTCAGCAGCTTTACAGCAGTCAA TTTCACAGGAGTAAAACAGGAGAAGGGTATTAGCTCAGCATCAATCAACTCTGGGTTCTTTGCCTCCATGGTGGAGGCTGGAGATGTGAGGGCTGCCTTTGTCGGACATGATCACCTTAATGACTTCTGTGGGAAGCTTAGTGGCATTCAGCTATGCTATGCTGGCGGATTTGGTTACCATGCCTATGGGAAGGCCGGCTGGTCAAGGAGAGCAAGGGTGGTGTCTGTGCAACTTGAGAAGACAGACAACGGTGAATGGCGAGGAGTGAAGTCCATCAAGACATGGAAGAGGCTTGATGATGCCCATCTCAGCACAATTGACTCTGAGGTCCTCTGGAATAGAGGCTCTAATG GGAGGCGCAAGAAGAATCCTGATGGTAGTAACTCGTGA
- the LOC117844961 gene encoding histone H2A codes for MDASGATGKVKKGAAGRKAGGPRKKSVSRSVKAGLQFPVGRIGRYLKKGRYAQRVGTGAPVYLAAVLEYLAAEVLELAGNAARDNKKTRIIPRHVLLAIRNDEELGKLLAGVTIAHGGVLPNINPVLLPKKAAEKAASGGAKEAKSPKKAAKSPKKA; via the coding sequence ATGGACGCCAGCGGAGCCACGGGGAAGGTGAAGAAGGGAGCGGCCGGGCGCAAGGCCGGCGGACCCAGGAAGAAGTCGGTGTCGCGGTCCGTGAAGGCTGGGCTGCAGTTCCCCGTCGGCCGCATCGGGCGCTACCTCAAGAAGGGCCGGTACGCGCAGCGCGTCGGCACTGGCGCCCCCGTgtacctcgccgccgtcctcgagtACCTCGCCGCCGAGGTGCTGGAGCTGGCCGGGAACGCGGCGAGGGACAACAAGAAGACGCGCATCATCCCGCGCCACGTGCTCCTGGCGATCCGCAACGACGAGGAGCTCGGCAAGCTGCTGGCTGGCGTCACCATCGCCCACGGCGGCGTCCTCCCCAACATCAACCCGGTGCTGCTGCCCAAGAAGGCGGCCGAGAAGGCGGCCAGCGGTGGCGCAAAGGAGGCCAAGTCGccgaagaaggccgccaagtcCCCCAAGAAAGCTTAG
- the LOC117843503 gene encoding probable histone H2A.5 — translation MDVSGAGATGKVKKGAAGRKAGGPRKKSVSRSVKAGLQFPVGRIGRYLKKGRYAQRVGTGAPVYLAAVLEYLAAEVLELAGNAARDNKKTRIIPRHVLLAIRNDEELGKLLAGVTIAHGGVLPNINPVLLPKKVAEKAASGGAKEAKSPKKGAKSPKKA, via the coding sequence atggACGTCAGCGGAGCTGGAGCCACCGGGAAGGTGAAGAAGGGAGCGGCCGGGCGCAAGGCCGGCGGACCCAGGAAGAAGTCGGTGTCGCGGTCCGTGAAGGCCGGGCTCCAGTTCCCCGTCGGCCGCATCGGGCGCTACCTCAAGAAGGGTCGGTACGCGCAGCGCGTCGGCACCGGCGCTCCCGTgtacctcgccgccgtcctcgagtACCTCGCCGCCGAGGTGCTTGAGCTCGCCGGAAACGCGGCGAGGGACAACAAGAAGACGCGCATCATCCCGCGCCACGTGCTCCTGGCGATCCGCAACGACGAGGAGCTTGGGAAGCTGCTGGCCGGCGTCACCATCGCCCACGGCGGCGTTCTCCCCAACATCAACCCGGTGCTGCTTCCCAAGAAGGTAGCGGAGaaggcggccagcggcggcgccaagGAGGCCAAGTCGCCCAAGAAGGGCGCCAAGTCCCCCAAGAAGGCCTAG